Proteins encoded together in one Lagopus muta isolate bLagMut1 chromosome 3, bLagMut1 primary, whole genome shotgun sequence window:
- the RAB31 gene encoding ras-related protein Rab-31 isoform X2, whose product MMAIRELKDTGVGKSSIVCRFVQDHFDHNISPTIGASFMTKTVPCGNELHKFLIWDTAGQERFHSLAPMYYRGSAAAVIVYDITKQDSFHTLKKWVKELKEHGPENIVMAIAGNKCDLSDIREVPMKDAKEYAESIGAIVVETSAKNAVNIEELFQGISQQIPPLDPHENGNNGAIKLGRQTSQTGRRCC is encoded by the exons gatACTGGGGTTGGGAAATCAAGCATCGTTTGTCGATTTGTCCAGGACCACTTTGATCACAATATCAGTCCCACTATTGG AGCATCCTTCATGACTAAAACTGTGCCTTGTGGGAATGAGCTTCATAAATTTCTGATCTGGGATACAGCTGGTCAGGAGCGG TTTCATTCCTTGGCTCCAATGTACTACagaggctcagcagcagcagtgatagTTTATGATATCACCAAACAG GATTCATTTCATACTTTGAAGAAATGGGTGAAAGAGCTAAAAGAACATGGTCCAGAAAACATTGTAATGGCCATCGCTGGAAATAAATGTGATCTTTCTGATATCAG agaggTACCTATGAAGGATGCCAAAGAATATGCAGAATCTATAGGTGCAATTGTTGTTGAAACCAGTGCGAAGAATGCTGTTAACATTGAAGAACTCTTTCAAGGAATAA GTCAGCAAATTCCACCTTTAGATCCTCATGAAAATGGTAACAATGGAGCAATCAAACTTGGAAGGCAGACTTCACAGACGGGTAGGCGGTGCTGCTGA
- the RAB31 gene encoding ras-related protein Rab-31 isoform X1: MMAIRELKVCLLGDTGVGKSSIVCRFVQDHFDHNISPTIGASFMTKTVPCGNELHKFLIWDTAGQERFHSLAPMYYRGSAAAVIVYDITKQDSFHTLKKWVKELKEHGPENIVMAIAGNKCDLSDIREVPMKDAKEYAESIGAIVVETSAKNAVNIEELFQGISQQIPPLDPHENGNNGAIKLGRQTSQTGRRCC, encoded by the exons gatACTGGGGTTGGGAAATCAAGCATCGTTTGTCGATTTGTCCAGGACCACTTTGATCACAATATCAGTCCCACTATTGG AGCATCCTTCATGACTAAAACTGTGCCTTGTGGGAATGAGCTTCATAAATTTCTGATCTGGGATACAGCTGGTCAGGAGCGG TTTCATTCCTTGGCTCCAATGTACTACagaggctcagcagcagcagtgatagTTTATGATATCACCAAACAG GATTCATTTCATACTTTGAAGAAATGGGTGAAAGAGCTAAAAGAACATGGTCCAGAAAACATTGTAATGGCCATCGCTGGAAATAAATGTGATCTTTCTGATATCAG agaggTACCTATGAAGGATGCCAAAGAATATGCAGAATCTATAGGTGCAATTGTTGTTGAAACCAGTGCGAAGAATGCTGTTAACATTGAAGAACTCTTTCAAGGAATAA GTCAGCAAATTCCACCTTTAGATCCTCATGAAAATGGTAACAATGGAGCAATCAAACTTGGAAGGCAGACTTCACAGACGGGTAGGCGGTGCTGCTGA